One part of the Sphingopyxis sp. TUF1 genome encodes these proteins:
- a CDS encoding polysaccharide deacetylase family protein has translation MQPADNFFAHPPASTLVRLGDGERTRFWVTVDTEEDFDWDAPFARTGFGLESVPALADCQSYFDDAGVRPIYLVDWPIVADDRAVDILGPAEAAGRCEIGAQLHPWVTPPHHEEVNARNSYTGNLAADLQRAKMTMLRDAIHERFGAAPTVYRAGRYGLGPESAAMLAELGFRCDTSVRSGFDYRVGHGPDYRAAPLHPWWVYTPAGAVLEVPVTTVFGGLLGGAGPAVYHRIARSGSRAGAALARLGLVERIALTPEGIPVDRALKAVDIAIAARLPLLNFSFHSPSLQPGNTPYVRTAADLDQFYRWWDEVLNHLARRGVEPATAAEIIELAERKSAE, from the coding sequence GTGCAGCCGGCGGATAATTTCTTCGCACATCCGCCTGCATCGACGCTCGTGCGGCTGGGCGATGGCGAGCGTACGCGATTCTGGGTCACCGTCGACACCGAAGAGGATTTCGACTGGGACGCGCCCTTTGCGCGAACCGGGTTCGGCCTTGAATCGGTTCCCGCGCTCGCGGACTGCCAGAGCTATTTCGATGATGCCGGGGTGCGGCCCATCTATCTCGTCGACTGGCCCATCGTCGCCGACGACCGCGCGGTCGATATTCTGGGGCCCGCAGAGGCCGCGGGCCGCTGCGAAATCGGCGCGCAGCTTCATCCCTGGGTAACGCCGCCGCACCACGAAGAGGTCAATGCCCGCAACAGCTATACGGGCAATCTGGCGGCCGATCTTCAGCGGGCAAAGATGACGATGCTGCGCGATGCGATTCACGAACGATTTGGCGCCGCGCCCACCGTTTACCGCGCCGGTCGCTATGGGCTTGGCCCCGAAAGCGCGGCGATGCTCGCCGAACTCGGCTTCCGGTGCGATACGTCGGTGCGATCGGGCTTCGACTATCGCGTCGGCCATGGCCCCGACTATCGTGCCGCGCCGCTCCATCCCTGGTGGGTGTACACGCCCGCCGGGGCGGTTCTGGAGGTTCCCGTGACGACGGTTTTCGGTGGCTTGCTCGGCGGCGCCGGCCCCGCGGTCTATCACCGGATCGCACGCAGCGGATCGCGCGCCGGGGCTGCGCTGGCGCGGCTCGGTCTGGTCGAGCGGATCGCGCTGACACCCGAAGGCATCCCCGTCGACCGCGCTCTAAAGGCGGTCGACATCGCGATTGCGGCGCGGCTGCCGCTGCTTAACTTCTCCTTTCATTCGCCCTCGCTGCAACCGGGCAACACCCCTTATGTCCGCACGGCGGCCGACCTTGATCAATTCTATCGCTGGTGGGACGAGGTGCTGAACCATCTCGCACGGCGCGGCGTCGAACCGGCGACCGCGGCCGAGATTATCGAATTGGCCGAACGCAAATCGGCGGAATGA
- a CDS encoding histidine kinase dimerization/phospho-acceptor domain-containing protein, with protein sequence MIATILRQAPADRRARVTAWRQLSDILAQRGNQLGDDDIRRSLHALAVLRPQVPEAVRRDCARAIARHGRFAPLVALYANDVPAVSAAMLREVRLSESDWLALLPATNAMARSVLAGRDDLPEGVGRALAALGSASVALPQPAIAEAVEPVSAAPPKLESVAETAAPSQISELVRRIDKYQSRRSQSAPARTPRRSFCFETGPDGVIHWVEGVTRGAVIGLSIADAAFGGEPGTDAAAAGAFRQRAEIVNARMSLEGTPEEAGEWRFSALPWFDPASGQFRGYRATARRPQHNEMPYGRPEAEDPGDTIRQLIHELRSPLNAISGFGQIISGQMFGPVSQSYRTMAERIVTDAASVQSIIDDLETAARRSSPAAQEPPTEIVDVGAIVDQIEGDLAALLADQRIEMTLARAGGPFLGLASDADVRRMIGRLLTALVDICEPGGILVGQLVTESPHDDMLQLRIVRPASIRFATAADLLDPGFSPEGEAPGAAVLSLGFSLRLVDSLARAAGGRLEIGHNALTLHLPSATAKTDAELEVQQGE encoded by the coding sequence ATGATCGCGACCATCTTGCGTCAGGCGCCCGCCGACCGGCGGGCGCGCGTCACGGCGTGGCGACAACTCTCCGATATTCTGGCGCAGCGCGGCAATCAACTGGGCGACGACGATATTCGCCGCAGCCTCCATGCGCTTGCGGTGCTGCGCCCTCAAGTTCCGGAAGCAGTAAGGCGCGATTGCGCACGGGCGATCGCGCGGCATGGCCGGTTTGCGCCGCTTGTCGCGCTTTATGCCAACGACGTTCCCGCGGTGTCGGCAGCGATGCTGCGCGAGGTGCGGCTGTCCGAATCCGACTGGCTGGCGCTTCTGCCGGCGACCAATGCGATGGCGCGATCGGTGCTGGCGGGGCGCGACGATTTGCCCGAAGGCGTCGGGCGTGCGCTGGCCGCGCTCGGCAGCGCGTCGGTTGCGCTGCCGCAACCGGCGATCGCCGAAGCGGTCGAGCCGGTGTCGGCCGCGCCGCCGAAACTCGAAAGCGTGGCCGAAACGGCGGCGCCAAGCCAGATCAGCGAACTGGTCCGCCGGATCGACAAATATCAGTCGCGCCGCAGCCAGTCAGCGCCCGCGCGCACCCCGCGTCGGTCCTTTTGTTTCGAGACCGGCCCCGACGGCGTCATTCATTGGGTGGAAGGCGTTACGCGCGGCGCCGTGATCGGCCTGTCGATCGCCGACGCTGCCTTTGGCGGGGAGCCGGGAACCGATGCCGCCGCGGCGGGTGCCTTTCGGCAGCGTGCGGAAATCGTCAATGCGCGCATGTCGCTGGAGGGCACGCCCGAGGAAGCGGGCGAATGGCGCTTTTCGGCGCTGCCCTGGTTCGATCCGGCTAGCGGCCAGTTCCGTGGATACCGCGCGACCGCGCGGCGACCCCAGCATAATGAAATGCCCTACGGCCGTCCCGAAGCCGAGGACCCAGGCGATACGATCCGTCAGTTGATCCACGAACTGCGCAGCCCGCTCAACGCAATTTCGGGGTTCGGGCAGATCATCTCGGGCCAGATGTTCGGTCCGGTCAGCCAGTCCTATCGCACGATGGCGGAACGTATCGTCACCGACGCGGCGTCGGTGCAGTCCATCATCGACGACCTCGAAACGGCGGCACGACGGAGTAGCCCGGCAGCGCAGGAACCGCCGACCGAAATCGTCGACGTCGGGGCAATCGTGGACCAGATCGAGGGCGACCTTGCGGCGCTTCTCGCCGATCAGCGTATCGAAATGACCCTGGCCCGCGCGGGCGGCCCCTTTCTGGGGCTGGCGAGCGATGCCGACGTGCGCCGGATGATTGGCCGCCTGCTCACCGCGCTGGTCGACATCTGCGAACCGGGCGGCATTCTGGTTGGACAACTGGTGACCGAATCGCCGCATGACGACATGCTCCAGTTGCGAATCGTTCGCCCCGCATCGATCCGGTTCGCGACCGCGGCCGATCTGCTCGACCCGGGGTTCAGTCCCGAGGGCGAAGCGCCCGGCGCTGCGGTCCTCAGCCTTGGTTTCTCCCTCCGCCTCGTTGACAGCCTTGCCCGCGCCGCGGGTGGACGCCTTGAAATCGGGCACAATGCCTTGACCTTGCACCTGCCGTCCGCCACCGCGAAGACCGATGCCGAACTGGAGGTTCAGCAGGGCGAATAG
- a CDS encoding Lrp/AsnC family transcriptional regulator, which translates to MASQKFDQIDLQILGELQKNGRMTNVELAQMVGLTAPPCLRRVRALEEAGVIRSYHADLDAAKLGYGITVFAMVSLRSQAEADLKAFEDYVGGLPEVRECYMLNGEIDFLLKVVARDLQSFQSFLTAHLTSAPNVTSVKTSLTIRTAKQLAGIPVEI; encoded by the coding sequence ATGGCTAGTCAGAAATTCGATCAGATTGACCTGCAAATACTCGGCGAATTGCAGAAAAACGGACGCATGACGAATGTCGAACTGGCGCAAATGGTGGGGCTCACCGCACCGCCCTGCCTTCGCCGCGTCCGCGCGCTCGAGGAAGCCGGGGTCATCCGATCCTATCACGCCGACCTGGATGCCGCGAAGCTTGGTTACGGAATCACCGTGTTTGCAATGGTCAGCCTGCGCAGCCAGGCCGAGGCCGATCTGAAAGCGTTCGAGGATTATGTCGGCGGACTGCCCGAAGTGCGCGAATGCTATATGCTGAACGGCGAAATCGACTTTCTTCTGAAGGTCGTTGCGCGCGATCTGCAAAGCTTTCAATCGTTCCTGACTGCGCATCTGACATCGGCGCCGAATGTCACCAGCGTGAAAACGTCGCTGACGATTCGCACGGCGAAACAGCTGGCGGGCATTCCCGTCGAAATCTGA
- a CDS encoding tetratricopeptide repeat protein, with product MFKRFRSMPATAIAAVLGCALMTTATPAAAQKKPKKEEAAKGKSLSPSKGFAPALKKMTDATGAKDAAALQAALAEGQASASVPDDKYLVAFYQLQLGILNKDTALQAQGLDAMLDSGLTPAENAAAYNFYSGNFAYGAKDYPKAIQRLEAAKAAGSTETALSAILMDSYLKGGQVDQGWAIAKAGIDAARAAGTKPSEELYVRPAQAFQQAKRTNEMLDVLTMRVEDYPSAATWRNTLYILLQQSGGDKELNLDILRLMRATNSMTQRPEFLEYASLGVEAGYPGEVVSVIKQGQDSGVIPKSDTHFGNILEAQTPRAATDAAAVTADASKPATLNNPKAARSTADVLVGMGQPAKAIPLYEAALKAAPTDEMAQYRLGVAQALAGQNDAAIASLAKVQGPRARLAKLWTIRAKAGGAPAATTAS from the coding sequence ATGTTCAAGCGTTTCCGCTCGATGCCCGCAACGGCGATCGCCGCTGTGTTGGGCTGCGCGCTGATGACGACCGCGACCCCCGCTGCGGCGCAGAAAAAGCCGAAGAAGGAAGAGGCCGCCAAGGGCAAGAGCCTTAGCCCCAGCAAGGGATTCGCCCCGGCGCTCAAGAAGATGACCGACGCAACCGGCGCCAAGGATGCCGCGGCGCTCCAGGCGGCACTTGCCGAAGGACAAGCGAGCGCGAGTGTGCCCGACGACAAATATCTGGTTGCCTTCTATCAGCTTCAGCTCGGCATTTTGAACAAGGATACGGCCCTGCAGGCGCAGGGGCTCGACGCGATGCTCGATTCGGGTCTGACGCCGGCGGAGAACGCCGCCGCCTATAATTTCTATTCAGGCAATTTTGCCTATGGCGCGAAAGATTACCCCAAGGCGATCCAGCGGCTCGAGGCGGCAAAGGCCGCGGGTTCGACCGAAACGGCTCTCTCGGCGATCCTGATGGACAGCTATCTGAAGGGCGGGCAGGTCGATCAGGGCTGGGCCATCGCAAAGGCCGGTATCGACGCGGCGCGCGCCGCCGGCACCAAGCCTTCCGAAGAGCTGTATGTTCGTCCGGCGCAGGCCTTTCAGCAAGCGAAGCGCACCAACGAGATGCTCGACGTGCTGACGATGCGCGTCGAGGATTATCCCAGCGCAGCGACCTGGCGCAACACGCTCTATATCCTGCTGCAGCAGTCGGGCGGCGACAAGGAACTCAACCTCGACATCCTGCGCCTGATGCGCGCGACCAATTCGATGACGCAGCGGCCCGAATTTCTCGAATATGCGTCGCTCGGCGTCGAAGCGGGCTATCCCGGCGAGGTAGTAAGCGTCATCAAGCAAGGCCAGGATAGCGGCGTGATCCCGAAAAGCGACACGCATTTCGGTAACATCCTGGAAGCGCAAACGCCGCGCGCTGCCACCGATGCCGCTGCGGTGACCGCAGATGCGAGCAAGCCCGCAACGCTCAACAACCCTAAGGCGGCGCGGTCGACCGCCGACGTGCTCGTCGGTATGGGGCAGCCGGCGAAGGCGATTCCGCTTTACGAAGCCGCGCTGAAAGCCGCGCCGACGGATGAGATGGCGCAGTATCGACTGGGCGTGGCTCAGGCTCTTGCCGGACAGAATGACGCGGCGATTGCAAGCTTGGCGAAGGTGCAGGGGCCGCGCGCGCGCCTGGCGAAGCTGTGGACAATTCGCGCCAAGGCTGGCGGCGCCCCGGCGGCCACGACTGCCAGCTGA
- a CDS encoding Hpt domain-containing protein — protein MSFDSGPLDRTLSAAFGDDPAMAADLRKAFTDGARELADLLRRARCDANWEMAALRLKSLSATFGVIPLIELAETAMSGAPGDPAVLRAINRVIDEIA, from the coding sequence ATGTCCTTCGACAGCGGCCCCCTCGACCGGACTTTGAGTGCGGCCTTCGGCGACGATCCGGCCATGGCCGCAGATCTGCGCAAGGCGTTCACCGATGGCGCGCGCGAGCTTGCCGATCTGCTGCGCCGCGCACGATGCGACGCCAACTGGGAAATGGCGGCGCTCCGCCTGAAAAGCCTGTCGGCGACATTCGGCGTCATCCCGCTCATCGAACTCGCCGAAACGGCGATGTCGGGCGCGCCGGGCGATCCCGCCGTGCTGCGCGCGATCAACCGGGTGATAGACGAGATCGCCTGA
- a CDS encoding DUF1467 family protein: protein MKWTSALAIFTLFWVFSAFFVLPFHGRRASDDAEPLVAGQDRGAPARFRPGRALLQMTIVAAVAFVVYYVAYVNGWADPDVLTGRA from the coding sequence ATGAAATGGACGTCTGCGTTAGCGATCTTCACGCTCTTCTGGGTGTTCAGCGCCTTCTTCGTGCTGCCCTTCCACGGCCGCCGCGCGAGCGATGACGCCGAGCCGCTGGTCGCAGGCCAGGACCGCGGCGCCCCGGCGCGGTTTCGTCCCGGACGCGCGCTGCTCCAGATGACGATCGTCGCGGCGGTGGCGTTTGTGGTTTATTACGTCGCCTATGTGAACGGCTGGGCCGATCCCGATGTGCTCACGGGACGGGCGTGA
- a CDS encoding ribonuclease J has translation MTKPGKELLFLALGGSGEIGMNANLYGCDGKWIMLDLGVTFGSHDYPGIDIVMPDLEFIEDRKDDLLGIILTHGHEDHIGAIPYLAADLGVPLYANRFTAGLIAHKLAEEGLEKEVDIKVVDIDDSFRIGPFGIRMVPFAHSILEMSAVVIDTPYGRVFHTGDWKLDEEPILGVPATAAALCAIGDEGIDVLVCDSTNAFNPEESGSEGALRAGLEQAVGQAKGRVVVTTFASNAARLATLGEVARATGRSLCVAGRSLDRILGVARSVGYLKDFPPTVDFDEAMRLPRDKVMVIATGGQGEPRAALARMAADGHQIKLEAGDTVVFSSKQIPGNEVAIGRIMNQLAAKDVLTVTEKQAHIHVSGHPGQPELAALYGWLRPKLVVPVHGEIRHMHEQARFALERGVPDTLVQENGDLVRLAPGAAKIVERVRAGRLILDGDVILPADGETMSERRKLALNGHITVAVIFSDKRFVDSAISYRGVPVEDERAAFIDEMREAAEQAATGPARDEEKLREAIRLGVRRIATDWTGKKPVVDVMLVEI, from the coding sequence ATGACAAAGCCCGGCAAGGAGCTTCTCTTTCTCGCGCTTGGCGGGTCGGGCGAGATCGGCATGAACGCCAATCTCTATGGCTGCGACGGCAAATGGATCATGCTCGACCTGGGCGTGACCTTTGGCAGCCACGATTATCCGGGCATCGACATCGTCATGCCCGACCTGGAGTTCATCGAGGATCGCAAGGACGACCTGCTCGGCATCATCCTGACGCACGGGCATGAGGACCATATCGGCGCCATCCCCTATCTCGCCGCCGACCTTGGCGTGCCGCTCTACGCCAACCGCTTCACCGCGGGGCTGATCGCGCACAAGCTTGCCGAAGAGGGGCTGGAGAAAGAGGTCGATATCAAGGTCGTCGATATCGACGACAGCTTCCGCATCGGGCCGTTTGGCATCCGCATGGTCCCGTTCGCGCACTCGATCCTCGAAATGAGCGCGGTGGTGATCGACACACCCTATGGCCGCGTCTTTCACACCGGCGACTGGAAACTCGACGAAGAGCCGATCCTGGGCGTGCCCGCGACCGCCGCGGCGCTCTGCGCAATCGGCGACGAGGGCATCGACGTCCTTGTTTGCGATTCAACCAACGCCTTCAATCCCGAGGAATCGGGCAGCGAAGGCGCGCTGCGCGCGGGATTGGAGCAGGCGGTCGGGCAGGCCAAGGGGAGGGTGGTCGTCACCACCTTTGCCTCGAACGCTGCGCGCCTTGCGACGCTGGGCGAAGTCGCGCGTGCGACGGGACGCAGCCTGTGTGTCGCGGGGCGCTCGCTCGACCGCATCCTCGGCGTTGCGCGTTCGGTCGGCTATCTCAAAGACTTCCCGCCGACGGTCGATTTCGACGAGGCGATGCGCCTGCCGCGCGACAAGGTGATGGTGATCGCTACCGGTGGGCAGGGCGAACCGCGCGCCGCGCTCGCGCGCATGGCGGCCGACGGCCACCAGATCAAGCTGGAGGCGGGCGACACCGTCGTCTTTTCGTCGAAGCAGATCCCCGGCAACGAGGTTGCGATCGGGCGGATCATGAACCAGCTCGCGGCGAAGGACGTGCTGACAGTTACCGAAAAACAGGCGCATATCCACGTCAGCGGCCATCCGGGGCAGCCCGAGCTGGCCGCGCTTTACGGCTGGCTGCGCCCGAAGCTGGTCGTCCCCGTGCATGGCGAGATCCGCCACATGCACGAGCAGGCGCGCTTTGCGCTTGAGAGGGGCGTTCCTGATACGCTGGTGCAGGAAAATGGCGACCTTGTGCGTCTTGCACCGGGCGCAGCGAAGATCGTTGAGCGCGTCCGCGCCGGGCGCCTGATCCTCGACGGCGACGTCATCCTGCCCGCCGATGGCGAAACGATGAGCGAGCGGCGCAAGCTGGCGCTCAACGGCCACATCACGGTTGCGGTGATCTTTTCGGATAAAAGGTTCGTCGACAGCGCGATCAGCTATCGCGGCGTTCCGGTCGAGGACGAGCGCGCGGCCTTTATCGATGAAATGCGCGAAGCCGCCGAGCAGGCCGCGACCGGCCCCGCGCGCGACGAGGAAAAGCTGCGCGAGGCGATCCGGCTGGGCGTCCGGCGGATCGCGACCGACTGGACGGGGAAAAAACCCGTCGTCGATGTGATGCTCGTCGAAATCTGA
- a CDS encoding type III pantothenate kinase translates to MLLAIDVGNTNAKFALFRGAELLARWRIATDDRRTADEYMVWLDQLMRIERHDRGDVDAVIISTVVPRALHNLQLLAHKYFGVDALVAGREPVSWGIALKVDEPQSVGADRAVNAIAAQAVEPGKDKLVISFGTATTLDHIGPDGAYLGGIIAPGVNLSLEALVAAAAKLPRIAIEAPASASVIGRTTESQMLIGVYWGYVSMMEGLIGRMKNEIGKPLTVVATGGLATLFEEHAHLFDRIEPDLTLMGLMHLHARRSPGA, encoded by the coding sequence ATGCTGCTCGCGATCGATGTCGGCAACACCAACGCCAAATTCGCGCTGTTTCGCGGCGCCGAACTGCTCGCGCGCTGGCGCATCGCCACCGACGACCGCCGCACCGCCGACGAATATATGGTGTGGCTCGACCAGCTGATGCGGATCGAGCGGCATGATCGCGGCGATGTTGATGCTGTGATCATCTCGACAGTCGTCCCGCGTGCGCTCCACAATCTGCAACTGCTGGCGCATAAATATTTCGGCGTCGATGCGCTGGTCGCCGGGCGCGAACCGGTGAGCTGGGGCATCGCGCTCAAGGTCGACGAGCCGCAATCGGTGGGCGCCGATCGCGCGGTCAACGCGATTGCGGCGCAGGCGGTCGAGCCGGGCAAGGACAAGCTTGTCATCAGCTTCGGCACCGCGACGACGCTCGATCATATCGGCCCCGACGGCGCCTATCTCGGCGGGATCATCGCGCCGGGGGTCAATCTGTCGCTGGAAGCGCTCGTGGCCGCGGCCGCCAAGCTGCCGCGTATCGCGATCGAGGCGCCTGCGAGCGCCAGCGTGATCGGGCGCACGACTGAAAGCCAGATGCTGATCGGCGTCTATTGGGGCTATGTTTCGATGATGGAAGGCCTAATAGGGCGCATGAAAAATGAAATCGGCAAGCCGCTGACGGTCGTCGCGACCGGCGGCCTCGCGACGCTGTTCGAAGAACATGCGCATCTGTTCGACCGCATCGAGCCCGACCTGACGCTGATGGGCCTGATGCACCTTCATGCCCGGCGGAGCCCCGGCGCATGA
- a CDS encoding biotin--[acetyl-CoA-carboxylase] ligase, with product MALGYRLSVHSRAGGRIGQRRRGAVLIPPIERIAQTGSTNADLLARLAGGEHVGEGHWLVADRQTSGRGRLGRAWGDGQGNFMGSTVVHLTVGDPSAATLALVAGVALAKTVAALAPDVGALLKWPNDLLIDGAKCAGILMERTGNSVVIGIGVNLVTAPELPDRPTATLSGKGAAVDRDHFANALGIAMIDALWTWRQEGVASVVCAWLPLAHPVGTPLRVSEQGIDGFFDGLAQDGALRLRRDGRETMLIHAGDVELRRPVVEG from the coding sequence GTGGCTCTCGGTTATCGGCTATCTGTTCATTCCCGTGCTGGCGGTCGTATCGGCCAGCGCCGCCGCGGTGCTGTTCTGATCCCGCCGATCGAGCGGATCGCGCAGACAGGTTCGACCAACGCCGACCTGCTGGCGCGGCTGGCAGGCGGCGAGCATGTCGGCGAGGGGCATTGGCTGGTCGCCGATCGTCAGACCTCCGGGCGCGGGCGCCTCGGCCGCGCTTGGGGCGACGGGCAAGGCAATTTCATGGGATCGACGGTCGTCCACCTGACGGTCGGCGACCCGTCGGCGGCGACGCTCGCGCTGGTCGCGGGGGTTGCGCTCGCTAAGACGGTGGCGGCATTGGCACCCGATGTCGGCGCCCTGCTCAAATGGCCGAACGACCTGCTGATCGATGGCGCGAAGTGCGCGGGCATATTGATGGAGCGCACCGGCAATTCGGTGGTGATCGGCATCGGCGTCAACCTTGTTACCGCGCCCGAACTGCCCGACCGCCCCACCGCAACGCTGTCCGGCAAGGGTGCTGCCGTCGACCGCGATCATTTCGCAAACGCGCTCGGCATCGCGATGATAGACGCGCTTTGGACCTGGCGGCAGGAGGGGGTCGCGAGCGTCGTGTGCGCCTGGCTGCCGCTCGCACACCCCGTCGGCACGCCGCTGCGGGTGTCGGAGCAGGGCATCGACGGTTTTTTCGACGGTCTCGCCCAGGACGGCGCGCTGCGCTTGCGCCGCGACGGTCGGGAGACCATGCTGATTCATGCGGGGGATGTCGAGCTACGTCGCCCGGTGGTTGAAGGATAA
- the nuoN gene encoding NADH-quinone oxidoreductase subunit NuoN, translating into MTADLALIWPELILTIGGLITLMLGTFMGDRQVGIYQLSSLLTLAAAAAAVVALFGVEATVFSGTLSVDAFGGFAKLLIYAASFICIIIAPRFFNGAMRAEYPTLILFAALGMGIMASSRDLMTLYVGLELNSLAAYVLASFMRTDERSSEAGLKYFVLGALASGMLLYGISLLYGFTGTTDFAGIAAAMGGELNIGLIFGIVFVLAGLGFKISAVPFHMWTPDVYEGAPTPVTTFFASAPKVAAMALMTRVVIDAMGPAVGAWQQIVIFLALASIILGAVGAIGQKNIKRLLAYSSINNVGFMLIGLAAETQQGVESVLTYLLVYVVTTLGAFLVVLQLRDADGNPVESIPALAGLSQRRPGLAAAMAVFMFSLAGIPPLFGFWPKYLVFEAAVNANLVPLAVAGIVASVIGAFYYIAIIKMMYFDDKSDTEFPKGGGAIVEDAVITASALWLSVIGYLFIPVLAVVSASAAAVLF; encoded by the coding sequence ATGACCGCGGATCTCGCGCTCATCTGGCCCGAGCTGATCCTGACGATCGGCGGGTTGATCACCTTGATGCTCGGCACCTTCATGGGGGACCGGCAAGTCGGCATCTATCAGCTCAGCTCGTTGCTCACGCTTGCCGCCGCGGCCGCGGCCGTGGTCGCGCTGTTCGGCGTCGAGGCGACGGTGTTTTCGGGCACGCTGTCGGTCGATGCCTTCGGCGGGTTCGCCAAGCTGCTGATCTATGCCGCGAGCTTCATCTGCATCATCATCGCACCACGCTTTTTCAACGGCGCGATGCGCGCCGAATATCCGACGCTGATCCTGTTCGCGGCGCTCGGCATGGGCATCATGGCCTCGTCGCGTGACCTGATGACGCTCTATGTCGGGCTCGAGCTCAACAGCCTGGCCGCCTATGTGCTCGCGAGCTTCATGCGCACCGATGAACGCTCGAGCGAAGCCGGGCTCAAATATTTCGTCCTCGGCGCGCTGGCGTCGGGGATGCTGCTTTATGGTATCTCGCTGCTCTATGGCTTCACCGGCACGACCGATTTTGCGGGCATCGCCGCGGCGATGGGCGGCGAGCTCAACATCGGCCTGATCTTCGGTATCGTGTTCGTTCTCGCGGGACTGGGCTTCAAGATCAGCGCCGTGCCGTTCCATATGTGGACCCCCGACGTTTACGAAGGCGCGCCAACCCCGGTGACGACCTTCTTCGCCAGCGCCCCCAAAGTGGCGGCGATGGCGCTGATGACGCGCGTTGTCATCGACGCGATGGGCCCCGCAGTCGGCGCCTGGCAGCAGATCGTCATCTTCCTCGCGCTCGCTTCGATCATCCTCGGCGCGGTCGGCGCGATCGGGCAGAAGAATATCAAGCGCCTGCTCGCCTATTCGTCGATCAACAACGTCGGCTTCATGCTGATCGGCCTTGCTGCGGAGACGCAGCAGGGGGTCGAGAGTGTGCTGACCTATCTGCTCGTCTATGTCGTCACGACGCTCGGCGCCTTCCTCGTCGTCCTGCAACTGCGCGATGCCGACGGCAATCCGGTCGAGAGCATTCCCGCTCTCGCGGGCCTGTCGCAGCGCCGCCCGGGCCTTGCTGCCGCAATGGCGGTGTTCATGTTCAGCCTCGCCGGTATTCCGCCGCTCTTCGGCTTCTGGCCGAAATATCTGGTGTTCGAGGCCGCGGTGAACGCGAACCTCGTGCCGCTGGCGGTTGCGGGCATCGTTGCATCGGTGATCGGCGCCTTCTATTATATCGCGATAATCAAGATGATGTATTTCGATGACAAATCGGACACCGAATTCCCGAAAGGTGGCGGTGCGATCGTCGAGGATGCGGTGATCACCGCGAGTGCCCTGTGGCTCTCGGTTATCGGCTATCTGTTCATTCCCGTGCTGGCGGTCGTATCGGCCAGCGCCGCCGCGGTGCTGTTCTGA